A part of Leptospira perdikensis genomic DNA contains:
- a CDS encoding SCO family protein: MKFLVLFLKSILDIKRHKIQIRAQSSNPFSTLLLVIFLCLVGIHCQPSESEPNPNQVPYFSGKDFDPIWTDHPEKNTNLKQVPNSLGLIEHTGKQIYPKDWAPKESLVVFFYATCRGICPLITRNILQIQPQLSEFPDLKILSLSINSKADTVPVLQKYMESYKIQNQNWSFYTGKESEIETFAKGTCGAEMEGFSVERGKYEFVHTENIFLFDKNQYLRGIYRAKGTGDIQRLVEDIRKLRKQIN; encoded by the coding sequence ATGAAATTTTTAGTACTATTTTTAAAGAGTATTCTGGATATAAAACGCCATAAAATTCAAATTAGAGCTCAGAGCAGTAATCCCTTTTCGACTCTCCTCCTAGTCATTTTTCTCTGTTTGGTGGGAATTCACTGCCAACCCTCAGAATCAGAACCCAATCCAAATCAAGTTCCGTATTTTTCAGGGAAGGATTTTGATCCGATTTGGACGGATCACCCAGAAAAAAATACAAATCTCAAACAAGTCCCAAATTCTCTCGGATTAATTGAACATACAGGCAAACAAATATATCCTAAAGATTGGGCACCAAAAGAAAGTTTGGTGGTCTTCTTTTACGCAACCTGTCGAGGGATTTGTCCCCTCATTACGCGGAATATTTTGCAAATCCAACCACAACTTTCCGAATTCCCTGACTTAAAAATCCTATCCCTATCTATCAATTCTAAAGCAGATACCGTTCCTGTTTTACAAAAATATATGGAATCGTATAAAATCCAAAATCAAAATTGGAGTTTTTATACTGGAAAGGAGTCGGAGATTGAAACCTTTGCCAAAGGAACTTGTGGTGCAGAAATGGAAGGATTCTCCGTAGAACGAGGGAAGTATGAATTTGTTCATACAGAAAATATCTTTTTATTTGATAAAAATCAATACCTACGTGGAATCTATCGTGCCAAAGGTACGGGCGATATACAAAGGTTAGTGGAAGATATACGAAAACTAAGAAAACAAATCAACTAA
- a CDS encoding ABC transporter permease produces MNFYAIQSIYRFEMARTFRTLLQSIASPVLSTSLYFIVFGSAIGSKIQEIDGIHYGSFIVPGLVMLSLLTESISNASFGIYFPKFNGTIYEILSAPVTMWEVVIGYVGAAATKSLMLGVLMLITASFFVPIRIDHPILMVFFLVLTCISFSLFGFVIGIWADSFEKLQMIPMLVITPLVFLGGSFYSIQMLPPFWQKLSMFNPVLYLVSGFRYSFFERADVALSVSISMILVFLTLCLTVTWLIFRTGYKIKN; encoded by the coding sequence ATGAATTTTTACGCAATCCAATCTATTTATCGATTCGAAATGGCAAGAACCTTCCGTACACTTTTACAAAGTATTGCCTCTCCTGTACTTTCCACTTCCTTATACTTTATCGTATTCGGTTCGGCCATTGGTTCAAAAATTCAGGAAATTGACGGAATCCATTATGGAAGTTTTATCGTTCCGGGCCTTGTGATGTTATCACTTCTTACGGAAAGTATCTCCAATGCCTCTTTTGGAATTTATTTTCCTAAGTTCAACGGAACAATTTACGAAATCCTCTCGGCACCTGTGACTATGTGGGAAGTTGTGATTGGGTATGTAGGAGCTGCTGCCACTAAATCTTTGATGCTTGGTGTACTTATGCTTATCACTGCATCGTTTTTTGTTCCCATTCGTATAGATCATCCTATCCTTATGGTATTTTTTCTGGTATTAACATGTATTAGTTTTAGTTTGTTTGGGTTTGTAATTGGGATTTGGGCGGATAGTTTTGAAAAACTCCAAATGATTCCTATGCTCGTCATCACTCCACTTGTATTTTTGGGAGGGAGTTTTTATTCCATTCAAATGTTACCTCCTTTCTGGCAAAAACTCAGTATGTTTAACCCTGTTTTGTATTTGGTGAGTGGGTTTCGGTATAGTTTTTTTGAAAGAGCAGATGTGGCATTATCTGTTAGTATCTCGATGATTTTAGTTTTTTTGACCCTTTGTTTGACTGTGACCTGGCTTATTTTTAGGACAGGATATAAAATCAAAAACTAA
- a CDS encoding ABC transporter ATP-binding protein, with the protein MKSILTLKKVSKSYDNGFQALKDVNWEVKEGEIHALLGPNGAGKTTLINLICGIVSPSAGDVNVDGFDIIKDFKKTRSFIGLVPQELSVHAFETVWASVSFTRGLYGKPANPKYIEEVLKSLSLWDKKDQRIMTLSGGMKRRVLIAKALSHEPSILFLDEPSAGVDVELRKDMWKIVESLRKKGVTIILTTHYIEEAESIADRISVIRKGEIFLTENKDRLMKQLGTKQLRIELKKSLKLIPKSLSKYELELVDNHSALVFTYDRSDDSSLITKLLDDLKKLKIQFSDLSTKQSSLEEIFVQLLQEAV; encoded by the coding sequence TTGAAATCGATCCTAACTCTAAAAAAAGTTTCCAAGTCATATGACAATGGATTCCAAGCTCTAAAAGATGTAAATTGGGAAGTAAAAGAGGGTGAAATCCACGCCCTGCTTGGGCCCAACGGAGCGGGAAAAACCACTCTGATCAATTTAATTTGTGGTATTGTCTCACCAAGCGCTGGTGATGTGAACGTGGATGGATTTGATATCATTAAAGATTTCAAAAAAACCAGATCCTTTATCGGTCTTGTTCCACAAGAACTTAGTGTCCATGCTTTTGAAACCGTTTGGGCTAGTGTTTCGTTTACGAGAGGACTCTATGGAAAACCAGCCAACCCAAAATACATTGAAGAAGTTTTAAAATCCCTTTCTCTTTGGGACAAAAAAGACCAAAGGATCATGACTTTGTCTGGGGGAATGAAACGACGAGTTCTCATCGCCAAAGCATTGTCACACGAACCAAGTATTTTGTTTTTAGATGAGCCAAGTGCTGGTGTGGACGTAGAATTACGAAAGGATATGTGGAAGATTGTGGAATCTCTTCGAAAAAAAGGTGTTACCATTATTCTCACCACTCACTATATCGAAGAAGCTGAATCTATAGCAGACAGAATTTCTGTGATCAGAAAGGGTGAAATTTTTCTTACTGAAAATAAAGACCGACTCATGAAACAACTCGGAACCAAACAACTCCGAATCGAATTAAAAAAATCTTTGAAACTAATCCCAAAATCACTCTCAAAATACGAATTAGAGCTTGTGGATAACCATTCTGCTCTTGTTTTTACATATGATCGTTCGGATGACAGTAGTTTGATTACAAAACTTCTAGATGATTTAAAAAAACTCAAAATCCAGTTCAGTGATTTGAGTACAAAACAAAGTTCCCTAGAAGAAATTTTTGTTCAGTTATTACAGGAGGCTGTATGA
- a CDS encoding ABC-F family ATP-binding cassette domain-containing protein: MIKVSGINKQFNGKVLFDDLQFSVNRGERVGLVGRNGHGKSTMVQIILGKMEPDSGNITIPKGYRIGHLEQHLVFTKPTVLEECALGLPEGDEYETWKVERILFGLGFSEKDMERSPEDFSGGYQIRMNLAKLLVSAPDMLILDEPNNYLDIVTIRWLEEFLREWEGEIVLITHDRSFMDSVVTHTVAIHRTKAIKVQGDTEKLYTQINQAEEIYEKTRLNEAKKRKQEEIFIAKFKAKASFASRAQSRVKRLEKQGEMKALENIEDMELYFNSAPFSASQMLSADEVSFSYNGSAPYLFENFSISVGPEDRICIIGKNGKGKSTLLKLIAGELSAVSGTVKKHQVLKEGYFGQTNKLNMNEGNTVVQEIMSADQNCSEGKARNIAGGLMFSEDLALKKIKVLSGGEKSRVLLGKILVTPCHLLYLDEPTNHLDMQSCDSLIEAIDNFDGSVIMVTHNEMHLRAVATKLIVFDDDRVFVYDGGYDDFLTDIGWKDETV, from the coding sequence ATGATCAAAGTATCTGGAATTAACAAACAATTTAACGGTAAAGTCTTATTTGATGACTTACAATTCAGTGTGAACCGTGGCGAAAGAGTCGGTCTTGTTGGCCGTAATGGACATGGAAAATCAACGATGGTCCAAATCATTTTAGGAAAAATGGAACCGGACTCAGGGAACATTACAATTCCCAAAGGATATCGCATTGGACATTTAGAACAACATTTAGTATTCACCAAACCTACAGTTTTGGAAGAATGTGCTCTTGGTCTTCCAGAAGGTGATGAGTACGAAACTTGGAAAGTTGAACGAATTTTGTTTGGTCTTGGATTTTCAGAAAAAGACATGGAGAGAAGTCCGGAGGATTTTTCTGGTGGTTACCAAATCAGGATGAACTTAGCCAAACTCCTTGTTTCGGCTCCAGACATGTTAATCTTAGATGAACCAAACAACTATTTGGATATTGTCACCATACGTTGGTTAGAAGAGTTCCTACGAGAATGGGAAGGTGAAATTGTACTCATCACACACGATAGAAGTTTTATGGATAGTGTTGTAACACATACTGTTGCCATTCATAGAACCAAAGCCATCAAAGTGCAAGGTGATACAGAAAAGTTATACACACAAATCAACCAAGCAGAAGAAATTTACGAAAAAACTAGACTCAACGAAGCTAAAAAACGCAAACAAGAAGAGATCTTTATCGCTAAGTTTAAAGCAAAAGCAAGTTTTGCGAGTCGCGCCCAATCTCGAGTGAAACGATTAGAGAAACAAGGCGAAATGAAAGCGCTTGAAAATATTGAGGATATGGAACTTTATTTCAATAGTGCTCCATTCTCCGCAAGCCAGATGTTAAGCGCCGATGAAGTTTCTTTTTCTTATAATGGTAGTGCTCCGTATTTGTTTGAAAACTTTTCTATCAGTGTTGGTCCCGAAGATCGAATTTGTATTATTGGAAAAAACGGAAAAGGGAAGTCAACTTTACTCAAACTGATTGCAGGAGAACTTTCCGCTGTTTCTGGTACGGTCAAAAAACACCAAGTTTTGAAGGAAGGTTATTTTGGCCAAACTAACAAACTGAATATGAATGAAGGTAATACGGTTGTCCAAGAAATTATGAGTGCAGATCAAAACTGTTCCGAAGGGAAAGCTCGTAACATTGCCGGTGGACTGATGTTTTCGGAAGACCTAGCCTTAAAAAAGATTAAGGTTCTCTCTGGGGGAGAGAAGAGCCGGGTGTTACTCGGAAAAATTTTGGTCACACCTTGTCACCTATTGTATTTGGATGAACCTACAAACCACTTGGATATGCAATCCTGCGACTCACTGATTGAGGCCATCGATAATTTTGATGGCTCTGTGATCATGGTCACACACAACGAAATGCACTTGCGCGCTGTGGCCACAAAGTTGATTGTATTCGATGATGACCGAGTTTTTGTTTATGATGGGGGTTACGATGACTTCCTCACAGACATTGGCTGGAAGGATGAAACCGTTTGA
- a CDS encoding adhesin OmpL37 family surface protein yields MRTFLFSFLSFLCLTSGKGNYANGNLQVAFGAEENYLLVRSLDSSIIHLGSPEEKKEYQEIIDEYLRFKSLHIQGKYGDAYLVVRSTQFKLIQLYDKILTKNLDLIRSELILLGGKSRDKEKTQTRAFLRLALRDVSEAEQKLVMARNTRPLLYLLKLREMLFSLKILKHAGKFVIFLNLLHDGKFMDSIEFSDFDSIESELIRGFGKGNNKLLALHYDNSFLPFGEESIYESMMTNYKAPEIKKD; encoded by the coding sequence GTGCGAACTTTTCTTTTTTCTTTTCTTAGTTTCCTTTGTCTCACTTCCGGTAAGGGAAACTATGCCAACGGCAACTTACAAGTGGCCTTTGGAGCAGAAGAAAATTATCTTTTGGTGCGTTCGCTTGATTCCAGCATCATCCATTTAGGGAGTCCGGAAGAAAAGAAAGAATACCAAGAAATCATAGATGAGTATTTACGATTCAAAAGCCTTCACATCCAAGGCAAATATGGTGATGCCTATTTGGTTGTTCGTTCCACTCAATTCAAACTCATCCAACTCTACGACAAAATACTTACTAAAAATTTAGATCTTATTCGTTCCGAATTAATTTTACTCGGGGGAAAATCGCGCGACAAAGAAAAAACACAAACCAGAGCATTTTTACGCCTTGCACTCCGAGATGTGAGTGAAGCCGAACAGAAGTTAGTGATGGCAAGAAACACTCGCCCTCTTCTTTATTTATTAAAACTTCGAGAAATGTTGTTCTCCTTAAAGATATTAAAACACGCAGGAAAATTTGTAATTTTTCTAAACCTGCTACATGATGGTAAGTTTATGGATTCGATTGAGTTTTCTGATTTTGATTCCATCGAATCCGAACTCATTCGTGGTTTTGGGAAAGGGAACAATAAACTACTCGCACTTCATTACGATAACTCTTTCCTTCCTTTTGGAGAGGAAAGTATCTACGAAAGTATGATGACAAATTACAAAGCCCCGGAAATCAAAAAAGACTAA